A region of Ictidomys tridecemlineatus isolate mIctTri1 chromosome 4, mIctTri1.hap1, whole genome shotgun sequence DNA encodes the following proteins:
- the LOC144376791 gene encoding olfactory receptor 5P76-like, which produces MDSLVTGNHTAVTEFILLGLTEDPVLRVFLFVIILCIYLVTICGNLSTIILIRVSSQLHHPMYFFLSHLASADIGYSSSVTPNMLVNFLVERNAISYLGCGIQLGSGAFFGTVECFLLAAMAYDRFVAICNPLLYSTKMSTQVCLQLLVVAYTGGFLNASSFVISFFSLLFCGPNQVNHFFCDFAPLIELSCSDVGVSAIVTSFSVGSIIVVTIFVIAISYIFILITILRMSSTEGRHKAFSTCTSHLSAVTLFYGTITFIYVMPRSNYSTDQNKVVSVFYTVVIPMLNPLIYSLRNQEIKGALKRELSKKIFF; this is translated from the coding sequence ATGGATTCCCTGGTCACTGGGAACCACACTGCAGTGACAGAGTTCATTCTATTGGGCTTAACTGAGGATCCAGTCCTCCGAGTCTTCCTCTTCGTGATCATCCTGTGCATCTACCTGGTGACCATCTGTGGCAATCTCAGCACGATCATTCTCATCAGAGTCTCTTCTCAGCTCCATCATCCCATGTACTTTTTTCTGAGCCATTTAGCTTCTGCTGACATAGGCTATTCGTCTTCTGTCACACCCAATATGCTTGTAAACTTCCTGGTGGAGAGAAATGCCATCTCCTACCTTGGGTGTGGCATCCAGCTTGGTTCAGGAGCGTTCTTTGGGACAGTGGAGTGCTTCCTTCTGGCTGCCATGGCCTATGATCGCTTTGTGGCAATCTGCAACCCACTGCTTTACTCCACCAAAATGTCCACACAAGTCTGTCTCCAGTTACTTGTAGTGGCTTATACAGGGGGTTTCCTCAATGCTTCCTcctttgtcatttctttcttttctttgctcttctgtgGACCAAATCAAGTCAATcattttttctgtgattttgCTCCTTTAATTGAGCTCTCCTGTTCTGATGTTGGTGTCTCTGCAATTGTCACCTCATTTTCTGTTGGCTCTATCATTGTGGTAACAATTTTTGTCATTGCCATCTCCTATATCTTCATCCTCATCACCATCCTTAGGATGAGCTCCACTGAGGGGCGCcacaaggccttctccacctgcacctcccacctctctgcagTCACTCTGTTCTATGGGACCATTACCTTCATTTATGTGATGCCCAGGTCCAACTATTCCACTGACCAGAACAAGGTGGTGTCTGTGTTCTACACGGTGGTGATCCCCATGCTGAATCCCCTCATCTACAGTCTCAGGAACCAGGAGATTAAGGGGGCTCTGAAGAGAGAACttagtaagaaaatatttttttag
- the LOC144376792 gene encoding olfactory receptor 5P1-like, translated as MEVGNHTTVTEFIILGLTEDSILCTIFFVIFLGIYVVTLVGNTSIIALIRSCSQLHTPMYLFLSHLAFVDIGCSTAVTPIMLIGFLGHGTIFPVAGCEAQLCFVVTCGTTECFLLAVMAYDRYVAICSPLLYSTHMSPRVCLLLVGASYLGGCVNAWTFTSCLLSLSFCGPNQIHHFFCDFSPLLKLACSDVSLIEIVPSISSGSIIVVTVFVIVLSYIYILTTVLKMRSSEGRHKAFSTCTSHLTAVTLYYGTITFIYVMPKSSYSTSQNRVVSVFYTVVIPMLNPLIYSLRNRDVKEALRKATVKIYF; from the coding sequence ATGGAGGTTGGAAACCACACCACGGTGACAGAGTTCATCATCTTGGGGTTGACAGAGGATTCTATACTTTGTACCATCTTCTTTGTGATATTTCTAGGAATATATGTTGTCACTTTAGTGGGCAACACCAGCATCATAGCTCTAATAAGAAGCTGTTCTCAGCTTCACACCCCCATGTACCTGTTCCTCAGCCACCTGGCTTTTGTGGACATTGGGTGTTCCACAGCAGTCACACCTATAATGCTTATAGGATTCTTAGGACATGGAACTATCTTCCCTGTGGCTGGCTGTGAAGCCCAGCTATGTTTTGTGGTGACATGTGGAACCACTGAGTGTTTCCTGCTGGCCGTCATGGCCTAtgatcgctatgtggccatctgctcTCCTCTGCTGTACTCCACCCACATGTCCCCCAGAGTCTGCCTTCTCTTAGTGGGGGCTTCCTACCTGGGTGGCTGTGTGAATGCTTGGACATTTACTAGTTGTTTATTGAGTCTGTCTTTCTGTGGACCAAATCAAATCCATCACTTTTTCTGTGACTTCTCCCCTTTGTTGAAACTTGCCTGCTCAGATGTCTCCTTAATTGAAATTGTCCCTTCCATCTCCTCTGGCTCCATCATCGTGGTCACAGTGTTTGTCATTGTCCTCTCTTACATCTACATCCTCACCACAGTCCTGAAGATGCGCTCCTCTGAAGGGCGCcacaaggccttctccacctgcaccTCCCACCTCACTGCGGTCACTCTCTACTATGGGACCATCACTTTCATCTATGTGATGCCCAAGTCCAGCTACTCCACCAGCCAGAATCGAGTGGTGTCTGTGTTCTACACAGTGGTGATCCCCATGTTGAACCCcctcatctacagcctgaggaacagagATGTAAAGGAGGCCCTGAGGAAGGCAactgtcaaaatatatttttag